Proteins encoded by one window of Corynebacterium amycolatum:
- the kdpA gene encoding potassium-transporting ATPase subunit KdpA — protein MSNVIMGFVPVIIVMAALAILYIPLGNYMGRVFTTDKHLGVERGFYRAIGVRPEANQHWTKYTASVLSFSAVSVIFVYLLQRVQQWLPLNHGKGPVSPDQAWNTAVSFTTNTNWQSYSGEEAMTVLTQMAGLAVQNFVSAAVGIAVAVALVRGLANRHGDGNIGNFWVDLTRTVLRVLLPIAAIGAILLISQGAIQNFSAPQTIQTVTGGSQTIPSGAVASQEVIKELGTNGGGYFNANSAHPFENPNAWTNMLEIFLILLIPVSLTRAFGVIIGDKRQGWAILSTMAVLYFISLAVVMSSETALQTFQGGGMEGKEMRFGVLPSSFFAVTTTMTSTGAVDSFHSSYSPLAGGMLMLNMLLGEISPGGVGSGLYGMLIIAILTVFIAGLMVGRTPEYLGKRIGVSEITKVCLYVLVMPVLVLAGVGISTMLPSTLDSVSADGPHGFSDLIYAFTSASNNNGSAFAGFGADTPWFNMSLGFAMLFGRFLPIAMVLGLAGDFAKQRPAAETAGTLPTHRPQFVGLTVAIAIIVSALTFLPTLVLGPLTEALS, from the coding sequence GTGAGCAACGTCATTATGGGATTTGTCCCGGTAATCATCGTGATGGCCGCACTGGCCATCCTTTACATCCCGCTCGGCAATTACATGGGGCGGGTATTCACCACTGATAAACACTTGGGTGTTGAGCGCGGTTTCTACCGCGCCATCGGTGTGCGCCCAGAGGCCAACCAGCACTGGACAAAGTACACCGCCAGTGTGTTGAGCTTCTCCGCTGTCAGCGTCATCTTCGTCTACCTGCTGCAGCGAGTGCAGCAGTGGCTACCGCTCAACCACGGCAAGGGCCCAGTTTCTCCGGACCAGGCGTGGAACACCGCGGTGTCGTTTACCACCAACACCAACTGGCAGTCCTACTCCGGTGAAGAAGCCATGACAGTGCTAACCCAGATGGCTGGCCTGGCAGTTCAGAACTTCGTCTCCGCCGCAGTCGGTATTGCAGTGGCGGTGGCGCTGGTCCGAGGCCTGGCCAACCGTCACGGTGACGGCAACATCGGCAACTTCTGGGTAGATCTGACTCGTACCGTCCTGCGAGTGCTGCTGCCCATCGCCGCTATTGGTGCAATTCTGCTGATTTCGCAGGGTGCCATCCAGAATTTCTCGGCCCCACAGACTATCCAGACTGTCACCGGCGGCAGCCAGACTATCCCGAGCGGTGCCGTGGCATCGCAGGAGGTCATCAAGGAATTGGGCACCAACGGCGGTGGCTACTTCAACGCCAACTCCGCGCATCCATTTGAAAACCCGAATGCGTGGACCAACATGCTGGAAATCTTCCTTATCCTGTTGATTCCGGTCTCGTTGACCAGGGCATTCGGTGTCATCATCGGTGACAAGCGCCAGGGCTGGGCAATTCTGTCCACCATGGCGGTGCTCTACTTCATCTCTCTGGCTGTCGTTATGTCCAGCGAGACTGCGCTGCAGACCTTCCAAGGTGGCGGCATGGAGGGCAAGGAAATGCGCTTTGGCGTGCTGCCGAGTTCCTTCTTTGCGGTGACCACCACCATGACGTCGACAGGCGCGGTGGACAGCTTCCACTCCAGCTACTCACCACTGGCAGGCGGCATGCTCATGCTGAACATGCTGCTGGGCGAGATCAGCCCTGGTGGTGTGGGCTCCGGTCTCTACGGCATGCTCATCATCGCCATCCTGACCGTATTCATCGCCGGCCTGATGGTCGGCCGTACCCCGGAATACCTGGGCAAGCGCATTGGTGTTTCGGAAATCACCAAGGTTTGCCTTTACGTCCTGGTCATGCCAGTGCTGGTGCTGGCAGGTGTCGGTATCTCCACCATGCTGCCGTCGACGCTGGACTCCGTGTCCGCTGACGGACCGCACGGTTTCTCCGACCTGATCTACGCCTTCACCAGTGCGTCCAACAACAATGGTTCGGCATTCGCGGGCTTCGGTGCCGATACCCCGTGGTTCAACATGAGCCTCGGTTTCGCCATGCTGTTTGGTCGCTTTCTTCCAATTGCCATGGTGCTGGGTCTGGCTGGTGACTTCGCCAAGCAGCGACCAGCCGCCGAGACCGCTGGCACCCTGCCAACTCACCGACCGCAGTTTGTCGGCCTGACCGTTGCCATCGCAATCATCGTCAGCGCCCTGACCTTCCTACCAACCCTCGTCCTAGGTCCGCTGACGGAGGCCCTGTCATGA
- a CDS encoding CDP-alcohol phosphatidyltransferase family protein, producing MNATIRSDNASSAVADNSAAVSTANTDAAITAATFTRFTRRQHVIAWAVHAFTLTGLVWATLAVVALLESRPHWMWLWLGIALVVDGVDGNMARKHHIKEVVPWFNGAVVDNIVDYLTWTAIPAAFMVMYLPLGPRPLAISLIILVLVSSMFCYANEAAKSGDYYFVGFPAAWNIVAVLLWVWNAPMAVCIAAIFIFSAMTLVPLHYTHPFRVERGRIANIAATFIWIISTGTLIAGETTAASLSSTAVHGLVAVNVAAGAWLIIGGVRRSLSGR from the coding sequence GTGAACGCTACTATCCGCTCCGACAATGCCAGTTCCGCTGTTGCCGATAATTCCGCTGCTGTCTCGACTGCCAACACCGATGCTGCCATCACCGCTGCGACCTTCACCCGCTTCACCCGGCGTCAGCATGTCATCGCTTGGGCGGTGCATGCCTTCACACTGACAGGTTTGGTGTGGGCGACGCTGGCTGTGGTCGCACTGCTGGAGAGTCGCCCACATTGGATGTGGCTCTGGTTGGGCATTGCCCTTGTCGTCGATGGTGTCGACGGCAATATGGCGCGTAAACATCACATCAAGGAAGTCGTCCCGTGGTTTAACGGCGCAGTGGTGGACAACATCGTCGACTATCTCACCTGGACCGCCATTCCCGCAGCTTTCATGGTCATGTACCTGCCGCTGGGGCCACGTCCATTGGCAATTTCCCTGATAATCCTGGTGCTGGTGTCATCGATGTTCTGCTATGCCAACGAAGCCGCCAAGTCCGGCGACTACTACTTCGTTGGTTTCCCCGCCGCGTGGAACATCGTGGCGGTTTTGCTGTGGGTATGGAACGCGCCCATGGCGGTGTGCATCGCTGCAATCTTTATCTTCAGCGCAATGACGCTGGTGCCGCTGCACTACACGCATCCATTCCGCGTGGAACGCGGCAGGATTGCCAACATTGCCGCAACGTTCATCTGGATTATCTCGACCGGTACTCTCATCGCAGGTGAGACGACGGCAGCGTCGTTAAGCAGTACAGCAGTTCACGGGCTTGTGGCTGTGAACGTTGCCGCCGGTGCCTGGCTGATTATTGGGGGAGTGCGGCGCTCGCTCAGCGGTCGCTAG
- a CDS encoding potassium-transporting ATPase subunit F, protein MTWELIVGAILGLAALGYVLVALIDPERFS, encoded by the coding sequence ATGACGTGGGAATTGATCGTCGGCGCCATTTTAGGTTTGGCGGCATTGGGCTATGTCCTGGTCGCCCTGATTGATCCGGAGCGATTCTCGTGA
- a CDS encoding YeeE/YedE thiosulfate transporter family protein, with the protein MLISGLALGAVLGFVMQRGRFCVTGFLRDIFTQRSWRGFVALLIVISFHAIGLAALTSAGVITPEYNELAPVAVIVGGVIFGLGIVLAGGCASGTWYRSGEGLIGSWIALVFYALSAAAMKTGFLNGLQNSLKDRTVGLTSIHASLGISIWPLVIALSAVTAYFAVRFLREEFSGPRPVTLAPRKSGLAHILAEKPWHVYATAAIVGVLGVIAWPLSAATGRNDGLGITTPSSNLANYVVTGDTERFDWGVLLVLGILVGSFIAAKASGEFRLRVPDATQGARSVVGGIFMGVGAAWAGGCTVGNGMVQTSLFSYQGWLALASIAAGVAIAAKLWLKPSAPSLNDVPSTSSTTNDTAVSAAAPVASAATSPVSLPSSDGVGAAGAEASPLAGAFAVAPVALLDRSVVKQEDGKLKPLGDGRYELDTVGAVCPFPLIEAKDAINKIEVGEELVIPFDCTQATDAIPRWAAKDGHEVTNFEQTGEAGWTISVRRGR; encoded by the coding sequence ATGCTCATCTCAGGACTAGCGCTGGGCGCCGTGCTCGGCTTTGTTATGCAGCGAGGACGCTTCTGCGTCACCGGCTTCCTGCGCGATATCTTTACTCAGCGCAGCTGGCGCGGCTTCGTCGCGCTACTGATTGTTATTTCCTTCCACGCCATCGGCCTGGCCGCACTGACCAGCGCCGGCGTGATTACTCCCGAATACAACGAACTGGCACCGGTGGCCGTTATCGTCGGTGGTGTTATCTTCGGGCTGGGTATCGTCCTGGCCGGTGGCTGTGCCTCGGGTACCTGGTACCGCTCGGGTGAGGGCCTGATCGGCTCTTGGATCGCACTGGTCTTTTACGCCCTATCCGCTGCTGCTATGAAGACTGGCTTCCTCAATGGCCTGCAGAATTCCCTGAAGGACCGCACCGTCGGCCTGACCAGCATTCATGCCTCTCTCGGCATTAGCATTTGGCCACTGGTCATCGCGCTGAGCGCCGTCACGGCATACTTCGCCGTCCGCTTCCTGCGCGAAGAATTCTCCGGCCCGCGCCCGGTAACTCTGGCACCGCGTAAGTCCGGTCTCGCGCACATCCTGGCTGAGAAGCCCTGGCACGTGTACGCCACCGCCGCCATCGTCGGTGTACTGGGCGTGATTGCATGGCCGCTGTCCGCCGCCACCGGCCGCAACGATGGCCTCGGCATCACCACTCCGTCCTCCAACCTCGCTAACTACGTTGTCACTGGTGACACCGAGCGTTTCGACTGGGGCGTCCTCCTCGTCCTCGGCATCCTCGTCGGTTCCTTCATCGCCGCCAAGGCATCCGGCGAATTCCGTCTCCGCGTCCCGGACGCTACGCAGGGCGCTCGCTCCGTCGTCGGCGGCATCTTCATGGGTGTTGGCGCTGCGTGGGCCGGCGGCTGCACCGTCGGCAACGGCATGGTTCAGACCTCGCTGTTCAGCTACCAGGGTTGGCTTGCGCTGGCGTCCATCGCCGCAGGTGTCGCTATCGCCGCCAAGCTTTGGCTGAAGCCGTCCGCACCTTCGCTTAACGACGTCCCGAGCACCTCTTCCACCACCAACGACACGGCGGTATCGGCAGCGGCTCCGGTCGCTTCGGCTGCTACTTCTCCTGTGTCCCTGCCGAGCAGCGACGGTGTCGGTGCCGCTGGCGCCGAGGCCTCCCCGCTGGCGGGTGCCTTTGCTGTCGCTCCGGTGGCGTTGCTCGACCGGAGCGTCGTCAAGCAGGAAGACGGCAAGCTAAAGCCGCTGGGCGATGGGCGATACGAGCTCGACACCGTCGGCGCGGTGTGCCCATTCCCGTTGATCGAGGCCAAGGATGCAATCAACAAGATTGAGGTCGGCGAGGAGCTGGTGATTCCATTCGACTGCACCCAGGCCACGGATGCGATTCCGCGCTGGGCTGCGAAGGATGGCCACGAGGTCACCAACTTCGAGCAGACCGGCGAGGCTGGTTGGACGATTTCCGTCCGCCGAGGGCGATAA
- the kdpC gene encoding K(+)-transporting ATPase subunit C: protein MNKNFRLVSTTIKAYLLLTVVIGLLYPAAIWVAGRIWSDNADGSMMYDSAGKAQGSELIAQEVTKPGFFYPRPSAAGDNGYDAMSSSASNVSPYSKEFQAEIEQRRTDVAAREGIDPAQVPVEAVTASGSGLDPHISEKYAQLQAPRVAKERNLPQAEVERLISENSEKAITEQGSQDGGRLVNVVKLNAALTGGQ, encoded by the coding sequence ATGAACAAGAACTTTCGGTTGGTATCCACCACAATCAAGGCATATTTGCTGCTCACCGTGGTTATCGGCCTGCTGTACCCAGCCGCAATCTGGGTAGCGGGGCGAATCTGGTCCGATAACGCTGATGGCTCGATGATGTATGACTCCGCAGGCAAGGCCCAGGGCTCGGAGCTCATTGCCCAAGAAGTGACAAAGCCGGGATTTTTCTACCCGCGCCCGTCTGCTGCGGGGGATAATGGCTACGACGCGATGTCGTCTTCGGCATCGAACGTGTCGCCGTATAGCAAGGAGTTCCAGGCTGAAATCGAACAGCGCCGCACCGATGTCGCTGCCCGCGAGGGCATCGACCCGGCTCAGGTACCGGTGGAGGCAGTCACCGCCTCCGGTTCCGGTCTGGATCCGCATATCTCCGAGAAGTACGCACAGCTGCAAGCACCGCGCGTGGCCAAGGAGCGCAACCTGCCACAGGCAGAGGTTGAGCGGTTGATCTCGGAAAATAGTGAAAAAGCAATTACGGAACAGGGCTCGCAGGATGGTGGGCGACTGGTCAACGTCGTAAAGCTGAACGCCGCTCTGACAGGCGGACAGTAA
- the kdpB gene encoding potassium-transporting ATPase subunit KdpB, translating to MSKNSNASSAFSPSALKAALPLALSKMNPRQLIATPVMFLVEVGAAFTLVLAIAHPSLFSISITVWLWLTVLFATLAEAVAEGRGKAQAESLRASRTTSDAFKLNNSANAAAALENPAAQTTKVAATDLVPGDIVIVSAGEPIPADGDVIVGAASVDESAITGESAPVIREAGGDRCAVTGGTRVLSDAIAIEVTTMPGESFMDRMIGLVEGAQRKKTPNELALGSLLHVLTLIFLMVVIALAPMAVFNGAEQDPLVLVALLICLIPTTIGALLSAIGIAGMDRLVQHNVLAMSGRAVEAAGDVATLLLDKTGTITFGNRQAAEFSEVGDTTHAELVHACQLSSLADETPEGRSIVELAETESNERIDESVYANATFIPFTAQTRMSGIEFPATGGEKKRKVVKGAAMEIVKLMKCIGATVPPEVDGIVQRISEAGGTALVVAEVFGGDEVTSGESGRVLGVIYLKDVVKPGMRERFDQLREMGIRTVMITGDNAVTAHAIAKEAGVDDVLAEATPEQKLELIRKEQSKGRLVAMTGDGTNDAPALAQADVGVAMNTGTSAAKEAANMVDLDSDPTKLIDVVGIGKQLLITRGALTTFSIANDVAKYFAIIPAMFVTALPGLDKLNIMNLHSPESAILSAVIFNALVIVALIPLALKGVKYRAGSAASLLSRNLLIFGVGGIIAPFVGIKIIDLLLSGVFGM from the coding sequence ATGAGCAAGAATTCCAACGCATCTTCCGCATTTTCTCCCAGCGCACTGAAAGCGGCTCTGCCGCTGGCGCTGAGCAAGATGAACCCGCGCCAGCTCATCGCCACCCCGGTGATGTTCCTGGTCGAAGTCGGTGCCGCATTTACGCTGGTCCTGGCCATTGCGCACCCGTCGCTGTTCAGTATTTCCATCACGGTGTGGCTGTGGTTGACGGTACTTTTTGCAACGCTGGCGGAAGCCGTCGCTGAGGGCCGCGGCAAGGCACAGGCGGAATCGCTGCGCGCTTCGCGCACCACCTCTGATGCCTTCAAGCTCAACAACAGCGCCAACGCCGCTGCAGCACTGGAGAACCCAGCCGCGCAGACCACCAAGGTCGCGGCCACGGACCTGGTTCCGGGTGACATCGTCATCGTCTCCGCCGGCGAGCCGATTCCCGCCGATGGCGACGTGATCGTCGGCGCTGCCAGTGTCGATGAGTCCGCCATTACCGGTGAGTCCGCGCCGGTCATCCGCGAGGCCGGCGGTGATCGCTGCGCGGTCACCGGTGGTACACGCGTGCTTTCCGACGCCATCGCCATCGAGGTCACCACCATGCCCGGTGAGAGCTTCATGGATCGCATGATTGGTCTGGTCGAAGGCGCACAGCGCAAGAAGACTCCGAACGAGCTGGCACTTGGTTCCCTGCTGCACGTGTTGACCCTGATCTTCCTCATGGTCGTCATCGCCTTGGCACCAATGGCTGTCTTCAACGGCGCTGAGCAGGACCCATTGGTACTGGTCGCACTGCTGATCTGCCTGATCCCGACCACTATCGGCGCGCTGCTGTCCGCTATTGGTATCGCCGGTATGGACCGCCTGGTTCAGCACAACGTGTTGGCCATGTCGGGCCGTGCGGTTGAGGCCGCTGGTGACGTCGCCACGCTGCTGCTAGACAAGACCGGCACCATCACCTTCGGTAACCGTCAGGCTGCGGAGTTCTCCGAGGTCGGCGACACCACGCACGCTGAATTGGTACACGCCTGCCAGCTTTCTTCGCTTGCCGACGAAACCCCCGAGGGCCGCTCCATTGTCGAGCTCGCGGAAACCGAATCGAATGAACGCATCGACGAATCCGTCTATGCCAATGCGACCTTCATTCCCTTTACCGCTCAGACTCGTATGAGTGGTATCGAGTTCCCCGCTACCGGCGGCGAGAAGAAACGCAAGGTAGTCAAGGGTGCCGCAATGGAGATTGTGAAGCTGATGAAGTGCATCGGTGCCACCGTGCCGCCCGAGGTCGATGGCATTGTCCAGCGCATTTCGGAAGCGGGCGGTACCGCGCTGGTGGTCGCCGAGGTATTTGGCGGCGACGAAGTAACCAGCGGTGAGTCCGGACGAGTGCTGGGTGTTATTTATCTCAAGGACGTCGTTAAGCCTGGCATGCGCGAGCGTTTCGATCAGCTGCGTGAAATGGGCATTCGTACCGTCATGATCACGGGCGACAATGCGGTGACGGCGCATGCGATTGCGAAGGAGGCCGGCGTCGACGATGTGCTCGCTGAGGCCACCCCGGAGCAGAAGCTAGAGTTGATCCGCAAGGAGCAGTCGAAGGGACGCCTGGTCGCCATGACCGGTGACGGCACCAACGATGCACCGGCATTGGCGCAGGCAGATGTGGGCGTGGCAATGAACACTGGTACGTCGGCGGCGAAGGAAGCGGCCAATATGGTGGACCTGGATTCGGACCCGACCAAGCTCATTGACGTGGTGGGAATCGGCAAGCAGTTGCTGATTACCCGCGGTGCGCTGACCACCTTCTCCATTGCCAATGACGTGGCGAAGTACTTCGCCATCATTCCAGCCATGTTCGTCACGGCGCTGCCTGGCCTGGACAAGCTCAACATCATGAACCTGCACTCACCGGAAAGCGCCATCCTGTCTGCGGTGATCTTCAACGCGCTCGTGATTGTCGCCTTGATTCCGCTGGCTCTCAAGGGCGTGAAGTACCGCGCCGGGTCGGCTGCCTCACTGCTGAGCCGCAACCTGCTCATCTTCGGTGTCGGTGGCATCATCGCACCGTTTGTCGGCATCAAAATTATTGACCTCCTGCTCTCCGGAGTGTTCGGGATGTAA
- a CDS encoding YdhK family protein, with translation MAKNIRPLNALVAAGAASVLALAGCSSDDSTNTEASSTVSETSSSATATSSEDTGDMDDMDDADGHGEHGDHDDDAMAGHDHPADGGPAPEGMAPADNAKFPVGSEVKVLADHMPGMKGAEGKVVGVFNTTTYSVSYTPTDGSEPVKDHRWVVHEELENPGEAPLADGSEITINAEHMAGMKGAKGTVDYSTQEPVYMVDIDEDGMTMKNHKWVTESELAPED, from the coding sequence ATGGCAAAGAATATCCGACCACTTAATGCGCTTGTAGCCGCAGGTGCCGCCAGCGTGCTTGCGCTGGCCGGTTGCTCCTCCGACGATTCGACTAATACCGAAGCAAGCAGCACTGTTAGCGAGACCAGCTCGTCGGCAACGGCAACCAGCTCTGAGGACACGGGCGACATGGATGACATGGACGATGCCGATGGCCACGGTGAGCACGGCGACCATGATGACGATGCAATGGCTGGCCATGATCACCCGGCCGATGGCGGTCCGGCTCCCGAGGGAATGGCTCCGGCTGACAACGCGAAGTTTCCGGTCGGCAGTGAAGTGAAGGTTCTGGCTGATCATATGCCGGGCATGAAGGGTGCAGAAGGCAAGGTTGTTGGTGTTTTCAACACCACCACGTACTCCGTGTCCTACACTCCGACCGATGGCAGTGAACCGGTGAAGGATCACCGTTGGGTTGTTCATGAGGAGCTGGAGAACCCAGGTGAGGCTCCGCTTGCCGACGGCTCCGAGATCACCATCAATGCCGAGCACATGGCGGGCATGAAGGGCGCCAAGGGCACTGTTGATTACTCCACCCAGGAGCCGGTCTACATGGTTGATATCGACGAAGACGGCATGACCATGAAGAACCACAAGTGGGTTACCGAAAGCGAGCTCGCACCGGAGGACTAA
- a CDS encoding aldehyde dehydrogenase family protein, with translation MTFEPSTTDKALAPETAKSHEGAATLFINGAWSAAAAGNTRTIECPADGSFIAEVAEADATDTERAIAAADAAFRRTGEGSWASWSTAERSRLVLDIGAAIRQRKDEFAWAEAMDTGKRLPEAAADMDDIIACFEYFGKLAGNDAGRLVDADDPSVVARIVREPVGVCGLITPWNYPLLQTAWKVAPCLATGNTFVLKPAELTPHTAILLMHVIDDLGVPAGVANLITGAGAEAGAPLSSHPKVDMVSFTGGLVTGKIIAGEAAKSVKKVALELGGKNPNIIFADADYEAALDNALNAAFLHSGQVCSAGARLIVEESIAEKFVDDLVERAGHIQLGGPLDEKAETGALISKQHLDKVAAYVDRAREQGARVRVGGEIATGATADGSASLADGYFYLPTVIDQVTREMDCVHDEAFGPVVTVETFTTVDEAIEIGNDTEYGLAGAVWTSNREVSERVSRGLRHGTVWINDFGPYLPQAEWGGFGQSGIGRELGPTGLEEYTEAKLVYENTAPAVTGWFEDRR, from the coding sequence ATGACCTTTGAGCCTTCCACTACTGATAAGGCCCTCGCACCCGAGACCGCCAAATCCCACGAAGGCGCGGCCACGCTGTTCATCAACGGCGCCTGGTCCGCTGCAGCCGCTGGCAACACTCGCACTATCGAGTGCCCGGCCGATGGCTCTTTCATCGCCGAAGTTGCGGAAGCAGACGCGACCGACACCGAGCGCGCCATCGCCGCCGCCGACGCTGCTTTCCGACGTACCGGAGAAGGTTCCTGGGCATCCTGGAGCACAGCTGAGCGCAGCAGGTTGGTACTCGACATCGGTGCTGCCATCAGGCAGCGTAAGGATGAATTTGCCTGGGCAGAGGCTATGGATACCGGCAAGCGCCTGCCTGAGGCGGCAGCCGATATGGATGACATCATCGCCTGCTTCGAGTACTTCGGTAAGCTCGCGGGCAATGATGCCGGTCGTCTCGTGGATGCGGATGACCCGTCCGTCGTCGCGCGTATTGTGCGTGAACCTGTCGGTGTCTGTGGCCTGATCACGCCGTGGAACTACCCACTGCTGCAGACCGCATGGAAGGTCGCACCGTGCCTGGCCACGGGCAATACCTTTGTGCTCAAGCCGGCGGAGCTGACTCCGCACACAGCAATTCTGCTCATGCACGTCATCGATGATCTGGGTGTTCCGGCAGGTGTTGCCAACCTCATTACCGGCGCTGGCGCCGAAGCGGGCGCACCGTTGTCCTCGCATCCGAAGGTGGACATGGTCTCCTTCACTGGCGGTCTTGTCACTGGCAAGATTATTGCTGGTGAAGCAGCCAAGTCCGTGAAGAAGGTTGCACTTGAGCTCGGCGGCAAGAACCCGAACATCATCTTCGCCGACGCTGACTACGAAGCTGCTTTGGACAATGCCCTCAATGCTGCGTTCCTGCACTCCGGTCAGGTCTGCTCGGCGGGCGCTCGCTTGATTGTGGAGGAGTCCATCGCCGAGAAGTTTGTCGACGATTTGGTCGAGCGCGCCGGACACATCCAGCTCGGTGGTCCGCTCGACGAGAAGGCCGAGACCGGTGCGCTGATTTCGAAGCAGCATCTGGATAAGGTCGCGGCATACGTTGATCGGGCGCGTGAGCAGGGCGCTCGCGTGCGCGTGGGCGGCGAGATTGCCACCGGCGCCACCGCTGACGGTTCCGCCTCGCTTGCCGACGGCTACTTCTACCTCCCAACCGTGATTGACCAGGTCACTCGCGAGATGGACTGCGTTCACGACGAAGCCTTTGGCCCGGTGGTGACGGTGGAGACCTTCACCACGGTTGATGAGGCCATCGAGATTGGCAACGACACCGAATACGGCCTGGCCGGTGCGGTGTGGACATCCAACCGTGAGGTGTCTGAGCGCGTCTCCCGCGGGCTGCGCCACGGCACCGTCTGGATTAACGACTTTGGTCCCTACCTGCCACAGGCCGAATGGGGTGGCTTCGGCCAGTCCGGTATTGGCCGCGAGCTGGGCCCGACCGGCCTGGAAGAGTACACCGAAGCCAAGCTGGTCTACGAGAACACAGCGCCGGCTGTTACCGGTTGGTTCGAGGATCGTCGTTAA